A genomic segment from Mustela lutreola isolate mMusLut2 chromosome 15, mMusLut2.pri, whole genome shotgun sequence encodes:
- the MED9 gene encoding mediator of RNA polymerase II transcription subunit 9 yields MASAGVAAGRQAEDALPPPAEPPLPETKPLPPSQPPPPVAAPQPQQSPAPRPQSPAGVKEEENYSFLPLVHNIIKCMDKDSPDIHQDLNALKTKFQEMRKVISAMPGIHLSPEQQQQQLHSLREQVRTKNELLQKYKSLCMFEIPKE; encoded by the exons ATGGCCTCCGCCGGAGTGGCCGCCGGGCGACAGGCCGAGGATGCGTTACCGCCGCCGGCCGAGCCGCCGCTGCCCGAGACGAAGCCGCTGCCGCCTTCGCAGCCGCCGCCTCCGGTCGCCGCGCCTCAGCCGCAGCAGTCGCCGGCGCCGAGGCCTCAGTCACCCGCCGGCgtgaaggaggaggagaattaCTCCTTTTTACCTTTGGTTCACAACATCATCAAATG CATGGACAAGGACAGCCCGGACATCCACCAGGACCTGAACGCCCTCAAAACCAAGTTCCAGGAGATGCGGAAAGTCATCAGCGCCATGCCCGGCATCCACCTGAGCcctgagcagcagcagcagcagctgcacaGCCTCCGGGAGCAGGTCAGGACCAAGAACGAGCTTCTACAGAAGTATAAGAGCCTCTGCATGTTTGAGATCCCCAAGGAGTAG
- the RASD1 gene encoding dexamethasone-induced Ras-related protein 1, with the protein MKLAAMIKKMCPSDSELSIPAKNCYRMVILGSSKVGKTAIVSRFLTGRFEDAYTPTIEDFHRKFYSIRGEVYQLDILDTSGNHPFPAMRRLSILTGDVFILVFSLDNRDSFEEVQRLKQQILDTKSCLKNKTKENVDVPLVICGNKGDRDFYREVEQREIEQLVGDDPQRCAYFEISAKKNSSLDQMFRALFAMAKLPSEMSPDLHRKVSVQYCDVLHKKALRNKKLLRAGSGCGDPGDAFGIVAPFARRPSVHSDLMYIREKASGGSQAKDKERCVIS; encoded by the exons ATGAAACTGGCCGCGATGATCAAGAAGATGTGCCCGAGCGACTCGGAGCTGAGTATCCCGGCCAAGAACTGCTACCGCATGGTCATCCTCGGCTCGTCCAAGGTGGGCAAGACGGCCATCGTGTCGCGCTTTCTCACGGGCCGCTTCGAGGACGCCTACACGCCCACCATCGAGGACTTCCACCGCAAGTTCTACTCCATCCGCGGCGAGGTGTACCAGCTCGACATCCTCGACACGTCCGGCAACCACCCTTTCCCCGCCATGCGGCGCCTCTCCATCCTCACTG GAGACGTTTTCATCCTGGTGTTCAGCCTGGACAATCGCGACTCCTTCGAGGAGGTGCAGAGGCTCAAGCAGCAGATCCTCGACACCAAGTCTTGCCTCAAGAACAAAACCAAGGAGAACGTGGACGTGCCGCTGGTCATCTGCGGCAACAAGGGGGACCGGGACTTCTACCGCGAGGTGGAGCAGCGCGAGATCGAGCAGCTGGTGGGCGACGACCCCCAGCGCTGCGCCTACTTCGAGATTTCGGCCAAGAAGAACAGCAGCCTGGACCAGATGTTCCGGGCGCTCTTCGCCATGGCCAAGCTGCCCAGCGAGATGAGCCCGGACCTGCACCGCAAGGTGTCTGTGCAGTACTGCGACGTGCTGCACAAGAAGGCGCTTCGGAACAAGAAGCTGCTGCGAGCCGGCAGCGGCTGTGGGGACCCCGGCGACGCCTTTGGCATCGTGGCGCCCTTCGCGCGCCGGCCCAGCGTGCACAGCGACCTCATGTACATCCGCGAGAAGGCCAGCGGTGGCAGCCAAGCTAAGGACAAGGAGCGCTGCGTCATCAGTTAG